In Tenacibaculum sp. 190524A02b, the genomic stretch TTCTTGAGCTGCATAAGTCAATGCTTTTTTCTCCTTTTTTATACCTAATGCAGTCACCACAACCTCTTTAAGTAAATTACCTTCTTCTAAAGCTATGTTTAAAGTTGTTTGATTAAGTATTATTACTGATTTAGGGCTCATACCTACGTACGTAAAAGTCAACGTATCCCCCGTATTTACTTTAATTTCATAATTTCCATCAAAATCAGTTTCTACCCCCTTTGTTGTTCCTTGAATAAGAACACTTACCCCAGGTAGCGGCTCTCCATCCGCTTTAGATGTTACTACTCCTGTTATTGTTTTCTCTTGAGCTATTGTTACTTGAATCAGTAAAAAAGAAAAACAAAATAACAGTAGTGAAATTTTATTTTTTTTCATGAATAAGTTAATTAATTATTTGCTTAAAGTTATATAGCTATAAAAATGTTTAAAAAAAATACATCCAAACAACACTAATAAAACAACAAACAACAACATTTTATACACTAACAGCTTATTTTCAATTTTTTAACAAAAAACATTCTTAAAACATAATTTCAACACTTTTTAAACTATACCTCTCCCTTACGAAACATGCATAAAAATAAAAAAATCGGAAGTAGATAATACTACTTCCGATTTTCAATGATTATTAACTATACTTTCTATATAAATAGTAAACCTACCACCTTAATTAACATCCCACCATAATGATGTAGAATAAGCATCTGGCCCCTGAACACTAACTGCATATTGAACTGCATTTGGATTTTGTGATTTAGTTGCCTGAGAGTAATTAAGACGTTTTCCCATTTTATTATTAACCCCACCTGTTGTATCTGCCCAATCATTGGTGCTTGTAAACGTTTTATCTGGAAAAACATTTAAATCGAATCTTCTCATTACTGACCAAGCCTCATATCCATTTGTATAAGCAGCATACCATCTATTTAACCCTATTTGCTGCATTGCTGTAGCTGGAGTTGCAGACAATTGAGCTGATGTTTCATTTGTAATATAACTATCAACCAAAGCTACATCAGCATTCCAATCCTGACCATTAGCTCTTATAGCATTCTCAAAATGAGCCTGAGCTCCACCTAAATTAGTAGCATATTTAGCTTCTGCTTGTAATAATTCAGCTTCCGCATATGTCATAGTTATAAAAGGGAAGTTTTCATCATTCCAAATACGTTCATTCGGTTTAGAAAAACTCTCAAATGTTCTACTAGCAGCATAAGAAGCTTTAGCAGCCACCTTAGCTCCAGAATAATCATTCCATACACCAGCAGTTCCTCCATCTACAGGAGTTGCAAATCCGAATAACCTAGGATCATTATTTGATTTAAAAGACTCAACCAATGTTTCTGAAACGACCCATGAAGCTGCATTGCCACAGCACCCTTGAAATGTGTGCCAGATATCATAGTAACCATTAAATACAGGATCAGCATTTGAAGGATCTTGAGCTATCTGGAAATTATCTGCTGAACTTGCTATAAATGGATTTTGCAAAGCTTCTGTTATAATTGCTTGATTACCTCCGTTAGCATCTTTACTTCTTAATGCCATTCTCAATAACAATGTATTAGCAGCTGCTAACCATTTTTGTGAATCTCCAGCATAAACCATATCTCCATCTGCAATACCATCAATAACTCCATTACATGATTTCAACGTATTAATAGCGCTTGATAAATCTTGCATAATCATCTTGTACACTTCTTGTTGGCTTTCAAATTTAGGGATACCTCCTAAACCTCCTTCTGTATATGGCACCGCTCCAAAAACATCAGTCATTCTTTGATAGAAAAATCCTTTGATAACTTTCACAACCGCATTACCACAAGTATCCTCTAACCTTCCTCCTGCTGAAGTTAACTTCAACAACTCAGCTAAAGGCGCTGATACTTCAGAAAAAGGCGTATCCCAAGCTGCATCATTCCATGCAGTATTATCATACCTGAATCCAGCTCCGTTTCCAAACCATGTTCCTGAGAAACTAAATGAAAACTGTTCCGCAAATCGAGTTCCAAAAATTAAATTACCTCTCCAAGTATTATAACGTGCTTCTACAAAAGCATGCCTCTGAACTTGGGTTAGTAAAGGAGATATATTATCCAACGTCTCTGATGAAACATTATTAGTATCTGTATTAATTTGTTCAAAATCTGTAGTACACGAATATACACAAAAGCATAGCGCTGTAATACCTACTATTTTCTTTATATATTTAATTACTTTCATTCTTTTTAGATTTAAAATTTAACTGATAAGTTTAAACCATAACTTCTTGTACCAGGTAATGACAAAAGCTCTATACCTTGTGCATTTCTAGTATTAAATCCTGAAACTTCAGGATCAAAGCTTTCCGTTTCTCTATGAAAAAAGAAAAGGTTTCGACCAATTAACTGAATAGAAGCACTTGAAATATTTAACTTACTAAGTAACGTTTTAGGTAAGTTATAACCAATCGCTAGCTCTTTTAACTTAATATAGTCTGCATCAAAAACATAATCTTCTATTATTCTTTCACCAGCAACCGTTTGATAATATTGTTGAGCAGGAACAGCTGTTGTATTTACAGCTCCAGAAGACTCTACAATACTATTTGGTACTACAATTCCATTTTCTCTTCCTTGCAAAGTTCTTGTACTATTACCGTTAACATCTAATATCATGTCTGTCCTAGACAATATTTGCCCACCTACTTTTGAAGAAACTAAAAAACGAAGAGAAAAGTCTTTATATCTAAAATCACTAGTAACTCCACCTAACCAATCAGGGTTAAAATTACCAAATGTTTGCTGTTCATCAGAAGCCAATGGCCTCCCATCATCTCCAACTAAAATTTGACCTTGGTCGTTTCTTTTGTA encodes the following:
- a CDS encoding SusD/RagB family nutrient-binding outer membrane lipoprotein, with translation MKVIKYIKKIVGITALCFCVYSCTTDFEQINTDTNNVSSETLDNISPLLTQVQRHAFVEARYNTWRGNLIFGTRFAEQFSFSFSGTWFGNGAGFRYDNTAWNDAAWDTPFSEVSAPLAELLKLTSAGGRLEDTCGNAVVKVIKGFFYQRMTDVFGAVPYTEGGLGGIPKFESQQEVYKMIMQDLSSAINTLKSCNGVIDGIADGDMVYAGDSQKWLAAANTLLLRMALRSKDANGGNQAIITEALQNPFIASSADNFQIAQDPSNADPVFNGYYDIWHTFQGCCGNAASWVVSETLVESFKSNNDPRLFGFATPVDGGTAGVWNDYSGAKVAAKASYAASRTFESFSKPNERIWNDENFPFITMTYAEAELLQAEAKYATNLGGAQAHFENAIRANGQDWNADVALVDSYITNETSAQLSATPATAMQQIGLNRWYAAYTNGYEAWSVMRRFDLNVFPDKTFTSTNDWADTTGGVNNKMGKRLNYSQATKSQNPNAVQYAVSVQGPDAYSTSLWWDVN